Sequence from the Acropora muricata isolate sample 2 chromosome 10, ASM3666990v1, whole genome shotgun sequence genome:
GGGAGGACGTGTCATTCCTCAAGGAAGGTTTACTTGCTGTGTGGCGAGAAGATCTCTGCAAAACCTTGACCttgtttgaaatcaagagggACCTTATCATTCTTCTTGATCTCTATGCAAGAAAGAAATGTGGAGAAAAAAGTGGACATGCTTTCCACTCCGTTGAAAGGGTAGCTGATATTTTGGTAATGTTGACGACCGACGATGCTGGTATTGCGGTGGAGTCGTTCGTGGAGTCAACAAAGAACTTGAAGAAAGTACTGATCGCTTCTGAAGAAGTTGTTGAGCGAGAGCTGACGGATCCATGGAGCAGATTGACTTTGCTTATCGTGATCGCAGGGGAAATTGCCGTTGCGTTGGCAAAGAATAACAATCGCCACAAGACCACTGAAGCACTAAACCTTTGTTGCAAGGAAGCCGCAGAACTTTCCTCGCGGATGATTAACTTGGGGAGTTGGGTAAGTTCATATTGTTATCCTTTAAATACATTATATTTGGGCCGGCTAAAGATACTTCTGGAATTATGATTATCAAAAACAGGCGCGTTATTTTCAACCTATTTCCCTCTATAACTGTATTTTGAAGAAAGTGAAAGTCAACAAAGCAAAACAGGAAGTCGAGGGCGTCTGATGATTACAAATAATAAGCAAATAAAGGTACACGGAAATAAACCAATTCAATTCAACTTAATATACGAGATAAAACTGCTTCAGATGGAATGACGTTTTGATATAATGAAAAGCATTCTTTGAAGTTAAACACGTGAACTATGTAGAAAATTTGATAATTATTAAGATATTGATTTCACCGGTGCTCTTTCATGGTGTTTGAGTTCCAATTCTTTTTctcaaataatattaattattagtCCGAAAGTTTATGTAATGAAGCATTCATAGAGAACTTGGAAGCCAAATAACTTTAACGATCCAGCTTTTGTTATCGTGTATTCTAGAACTGTGTTTGTTTGTCCATCAGACAATGTATAACTTTATAAAAAATTGCTTAGAACTAAGGAAATCCTAGACCAGTTTTGAGCCCCTTTTGTATCCAAATGTACTTTGCGAGCATTCAGATATCTAAAATGCACCTGAATTCATTTTAAGCACTCTAGGATTGCTAGCTTTAGCATAGTTAATGAAGAGTTAAACAGGACGGCAATTTATCATAGTTTCCTATGTCATATCGAATTCCTTGTCTATGATCCTTGATCAAGGACCTACTTAAGAAATGGATAGATGCATATACTAATTAAATTAGATACAAACAAAACTGCGAATCAATGCGGCATACAATAGCAGAAAATCTCTTGTGAACCAGTACCGTTTACTAGGTTTGAGCTACCTGTGTTCAAAACTAGgacttctttttattttttgttctgttttgctttgcttttgtttttttgttaatttattattattttttttttatgtgtagGAGGAGTTCTGTGACTACGTAGAGGAACGGTATAATCATGTCTATGGCGAAAATGGTTCATCGGACGAGGCTAGCGAGGTGGGAAAAACGGCAGCAAAGGTGGTTCACAAGTTTAAAGAGACAAGATTCTTCCTGTAGTGATATGCTAGAGCGATGAGAATGGAATGGATTGTTAGCATACGGGGACTgtaagcaaaaagcaaaaagcaaaaagccaaaaacaaaggcaaaaagcaaaaagccaAAAGCAAaggcaaaaagcaaaaagcaaaaacaaaatccaagaaccaaaaaccaaaaaccgaaaaaggcaaaaacagaacaaaggaaaaaagagaaaaaagaaaaaaaaagaaaaactaccttgattgaaaaagatcatctcggTGATTGGTGTCCTGAGAAGAACTGTTGTTTGTGATtaacgtttcgacaacctgtgtggaagccgtcttcagagtcaagtgatacgCCTTAGTCAGCCACAGTAAGCAAGCTacactatcgactgggactctgctaagTGTTTAACCTTCAGTACCGAtttactatcaacgaattacacgcgaaagctggtttactaacctAGAACAAACTGCCCAAAATCGtcgtcaacctcttcccgcaccttacaaacggttactcaacaggaaacagtagcacattgtttattattcactttacaacccatctatttccATAACCGCACACATCTccacaaccaatcacatcacgcatttaccaacggctactctatctattgaccaatcaaatcgcataccagggtttttgaattttcaactgactaagactatcgcttgactctgaagatgacttccgcacaAGTTGTCGAAgggtcagtcacaaacaacagtccttctcaggaaaaaaataataaaatttaacgagaaaaagaaaaaggaaatggaAATTTGTTTCTGCTGTTATTTGACTTTAATAAAAGCACTTGTTTTTTTCCTCAGAAAAGTCCATTTAGTGTTTACTGTGCAATTACTTAACTCTGAGTTTAAGGACGCTCGCGCCCATTTCTCATGCGCATCCTTACAGCGCACGCAAATTCACATGCGacgtcatgcatcgagcgcgcgcgctaagtactaaaatgaacaattcaaagtggacagaccgcaaacgacagtagttgctaaaaatctatctgtgttgcaactgttcatcagtaggatgcctaaaatgtgtgcaattctacaattggtttcggctccagtaaatcctataccaattgcagaacatttcaggaggagccacccacaatgcgagcacagttgcgaacaacacatatatatgagtaaggaaaacaatgcaaagcaaaatgaagacgttatttaacgaactaaatacacacgtcaagtaaatgaataaataatgcacgcgcacaaaataaaattgcgcgcgcacgcgtattaagatacaactaaaaataatctaagtaataaataagtaagtaatgtaaggatacgatggggctattcaagcccggatggcaaatctcatctcccgcagggttgcaccatacttcacgataTAATGATAGCGAAGATGGCCATTGTTATATCTTTGCTTGAATTTAACGACCTTGGATGCTCTTTGACccgtacttttcttttcagaaacagattttatttacaattatctccacattatccaaaaatgaacaaaaaatcaatgtgggaagttaaaaaaatttcaagttttctgtcctccCGACGTAAAATCTTGCCATCTTGCAGCTGCAAGGTGCAGGAAACTATGTTCGCTAAATATGAACTTTTTCTTTAAGGAacctcaacagttaacttaattcactCGATGGGTCCACTTACacaaagtttggtagagaacatttcacttcaaagatgTAATTGCAATATGTTCGTGGTCACAAACACCATGGTTTTATTCGCTAAAGAAGCCggattttacagattttggttgttcttccgggcaagttctctccaaaacgaagtctgtgaccccccccccctctatttttttcatttatgacATCACTatctcatcatctttcaatggtaaaatttccaggaaaaaatcaatgttagaaaaatttggcgcgaacgtccttaagccgTTTTTGTGCTGATACAAAAGATCCACGCAAACCGTCAGCCGCCTGGATAGGCCGGACGGTAGATACCGGAACGTTCGCTACTGAATTGCATAGCAGCCTCTTTAAAGCCTATTGGTAGGTCTCAAAGTTTATTTATTCAATCCACTATTCCCACAAGTCCATTTAAACTGAGAAAAGTCTTGGGTCATTTTTCAGACGCCAAATTTGTTTTTCGACTCTAAAACTGGTTGTTTAGAGATTGAGTACGAAATTTCAAGATGGTGCCGTAGCTTTTTCAAACGTCTCGCACCTTTTCAACACTTTTACGAAAGCAGTTATTTGATTGTAATTAAAAGGATGATGCTTCTGTTTAATTTCCGTCCCATAGTAAAAACAATTAACGGAGACGTGGAGAGAATCTCTGTACGCTCAGCATGGGAAGAAATTTTCTTATCCCGTTATCACTTCCTAATGAAATcctaaatttatttttcttgaccTCGGTCTTTCGAAACAAATCAAGTGAGTTTACCATAGTTCAGACAAACTGCGATTGACACTCAGGAAAAAGTTGCTAAGAGTTGTTGACAGAGGCATTTTCGCTGGCTAATAAGAGCTAAATTTAGTTCATGAAAACCTGTATTCAAGAAGCTTTAGGTGGTTTCGTTTATACATTTGTTTACGTGAATTGGATTGGAAGTCTGTGGTGTATCTGACTTCATTTGTCAGTCAAATGCAATGTGTCAAGCGATTGAGCTAATACGATGAAAAGATATGACGGATACAAGACCTTTAAGAGGTTAGTGG
This genomic interval carries:
- the LOC136888225 gene encoding uncharacterized protein yields the protein MSSQTLTSLTEKLPPSYRSVLLDLSRKLTRTQEIQLRFYCTGLITEADSGALGIFGCLENAGKISWEDVSFLKEGLLAVWREDLCKTLTLFEIKRDLIILLDLYARKKCGEKSGHAFHSVERVADILVMLTTDDAGIAVESFVESTKNLKKVLIASEEVVERELTDPWSRLTLLIVIAGEIAVALAKNNNRHKTTEALNLCCKEAAELSSRMINLGSWEEFCDYVEERYNHVYGENGSSDEASEVGKTAAKVVHKFKETRFFL